The proteins below are encoded in one region of Tessaracoccus aquimaris:
- a CDS encoding helix-turn-helix domain-containing protein, which translates to MAIIVNLDVLLAERRMSVGDFAAAIGLSPANVAVLKNGRAKAVRFSTLDAICRVLGCTPGDVMTWVPGDPDGDPVE; encoded by the coding sequence GTGGCGATCATCGTGAACCTGGACGTCCTCCTGGCGGAACGTCGAATGTCTGTCGGCGACTTTGCCGCAGCCATCGGCCTCTCCCCCGCCAACGTCGCCGTGCTCAAGAACGGTCGCGCGAAGGCCGTGCGCTTCAGCACCCTCGACGCGATCTGCCGGGTGCTTGGCTGCACCCCGGGAGACGTGATGACCTGGGTGCCGGGCGACCCCGACGGTGACCCGGTGGAATGA